The Deltaproteobacteria bacterium sequence TTTCAACGATGACATTTAGAAAATACGACAAACAAATAATTAGCAACTCAATTAAAATTGGTTTCGATGTTTAAGGGAGTTAAAATTTTAATGCCCCATTTTGCTGACTTCATACTGATAATTTATGTGACTATAATGCTGTTTGCCGCTAGTCGTTTGCCAAAATTAGCAGATAAAATTGGTATTTATTTACGCAAGCGTCTTCTTGGCAAACTAAATAATAGTACGCCAATAAAGAACGCTAATAGTTCTTCTTCGACAGATAAAAGTAGTTAACTATTCTATAAAAATTTTACGGAAAATACATTGCGCTACCAACAAATAGTCTATCACCAGCCCAAACGCCTTTGGTTTGTGGATTTATAGGTTGATATTGCTTAGCTATAAAATGACTGCAAAAATCCTGATCTTCAGCTTTGGGGAGCGTTACGTTGGTGAGATTACTTGCAATCCTTTGAAGTAATCTCGGTAGAAACCTCTATCGCGAGCGAGTAGGCGACCAGCTGAAAGCAAGGCATGAGCGCCGATAATAAAATCCGGAATAACTCGGGCGTAAGCAGTAGCGCGGCGGCTAAGATAAGTTTGCATCATCTTTCCTGCTAGCATAGCGCTCGCACGTGTTGATGGCACAAATTGTATTTCTAAATCATTAAGAAACGCATCCATTTCACTATCACTTAGCACCGGGCGAACTTCCGCAATGACACATTCACAGACAATTAGGGCACTTGATTGTGAAGCTAAGCGTAATGAATTCTCTGCCTGGTCAGCAAAATTTGTATCACCCACTAAAATATCTAGTAAAATACTAGAGTCAACGGCGGTGCGCATCCGCCCCTCGTACTTGATCAAGATAATTATCAACATCAGCACTAGAAGGAAGTTGCCCACGACCTCGCCATTTGCGTACCTTTTGCGCTGCAATAGTTTTAACACCAATTAGCTTGCCGTGCTCAGCGTAGAACTCGATTTGCGAACCTGGAACCAGACCGAGTTGATCTCGCACACTTTTCGGAATGGTAACCTGCCCTTTAATTGAAATCACAAATGACATACTTATATTGTAATACTCTTTACTTGAAAAGTAAAGAGCAAAGTATATTTGTTATAAATGCAGGCTTTTTTATTGCTCGCAGTATGAGTTATATGTAACTCGTTATTAATATGCAATTACCATATTGGAGATTACCTTGAATATATATCTAACTGGCGGTATCGGATTTATCGGCAGCTATGTAGTAAAACTACTTTCTGATTGTGGTTATGCGATTACGGTACTCGCAAAAAATCCGTTTAAAATACCTGAATTAGCAAAATTACCTGGGGTATGCATAATTCATGCCGATATGCATAATCTTGCGTCGCTTACGCGTGAAATTGTTAAACCAGATGTGCTCATTCATATAGCATTGTGCTGGGGTGACAACGGCCCTGAGATGATCAAAAACGAAACCCTAGCCTCAGTACAATTAATTGAATTGGCGGTAAGCAAAGGTGCTAAACATTTTATTTATACTTCATCTACTGCAGCAGCCGGTTATTCGTTGCGCCTAACTGACGAAAATTCTCGACTTGAACCAGAAGATTTTTTTGGCGCCAGCAAAGGTGCTGTTGAGCTTTTTATTAAAGCTTACGCGCGCAAATATACTGAGTGCCGTTTTAATATAATCAGACCGGGATACACTTTTGGTAATCCAATTATCCCAGGCGCTTCTATTGAAAAAGATAATCGTTTTAAGGATATTTGCACCAAGGCAAAACTAAACCTACCAATAGATTTAATTAAAAATGACGGTACACAATTTATTTGGGCTTACGATCTCGCCCGCATCTATCAGTGTGTGGTATGGATAATGGAAGGCGGTCTGGAACGTTGGCTTACGCTCGACTATCCGACGGTGCCAATTGATGGGCAGTGACTATTAGTAATGGGATAAATCTTCTCCATATCAATTTTTTTATTTATTGGAGTGCGATATAGACAGGAACTTGCTTGAATGAAGGTTTTAGTTGTTGGTACCGGCGTTATTGGAACAATCTACGGCTGGGCACTCAGCGGGGCGGGAACGAAAGCATGAAAAACGGTATACCGCTCATGCCGATAATGCGCCGGTAGAGGATATTGCGATTGGCTTCAAAAAATTTCTCAAGACTGCGAGAGAACTGGATTTTGAGATGCCAAATTTCAAAAACTTAGAGGTATACTTAGACGATTAATTCGGTCGGCAATACCGTTTTCCCCTTTCTCCACAATTTAGTATTACAATATTCTAACAAAAATATTAGATAGATAATATGAAATAATCGGAGCTAATAGCACTAGCCGCGCCAACTTTATCGTCCGTCCGTCGAACCTAAGCCTTCAGTTATCTTAATTTAATATAATGCTAATCATTGCCATAAAAAAAATAAGCAACTAATCAACCATTAACACCGTTTCAAGCCAATCAACACCACCGCGATTATCACGAAGCACTGCCCAGATATGAATAAGACCAGAAGTAGAAGGAGTAGTTAAATTATTGCTGGTCCATGTTTCGCTAGCATTGCTATCACGCCCAGTACGATCATGGGCCCACTGACCAGCGTTACTAAACCAAGATACACGCATTGCTTCACGTGTTTGGTTTATCTTTTGTGTAGTCAAATTATAAACCGGAAAAGTTTCAACCGCTTCTTGTGGCCACGATACTCCCAAAGTTATATTCGCATGGCGCGGCACATGTAGCAAATTATCTGGTACTACTCCATCAATTACTCGTGTTGTCTCGCTTTGCTCTTTGCCATCAATTTTAGCCCATACGCTAGACAACTCCGGTGCATTATTTGGTTGATATTGTTCTTTGTATTGCAGTGCCACATCTATTGCGGCATTGCCAGGATTGCAACTGATCCGTTCAAAACCAAACGCCACCATATCACCGTCGCTAGTTGGTATAGTCACTCGTACGGGTTGGTAATAGCCACCAGTAACATCGGGATCACGTGGACGCCCCGGAGGTTCATCAGCAGATTGCGGTGGTACATCTGGGCCAAAAAGCTGACAAGCATCATATGGAATCTCTGCGGTTATATTCGATGTCGCTTCGGCAAGCAAAGAAACGCCATCAGTAAGACAAGCTTCGCTGATCGGACCTGGCTCGCTTGGGGGTTTTGCAGTTTTACAAAGAGCCCAATCAGCAGCTACCTCAAGCATACTGCCATCAGGAGTCGCAACTAGTACTTCATAAGATACAAGACTAAGTGGCGCCGCTTCTGCTGGTATACCACGTACTGCTAAAATTGCCGGCTCTTGTATGAGAGATGCTGGTTCTCCTAATTCAGGTTTGCATGCAGAAAATATTATAAGCAGCAATGCCGTAATAAACACCCGCATTTTTAAAACTCCAATTTGCCACCAAGAATCGCCAAGGTTGGTAATCCGGTGATAGTTTCGCGATGGCTGAAATCATAGTTATAAATAATTTCTTCTTGGTTTTTACGATTGGTAAAATTTTCAACTTCGAGAAATATACTAAATTTGATTACGCTAAATAAACGCGAGTATTCGATTCGAGCATCAGCCGCAAAAAACGGTTGCATACGTATGCTGTTATAAGCACCAAGCTTTGGCTGATAGTAGTCAGTACGAGCATCAAACCAAGCACCTATTACCGGTGTACGTGGATAGCCGGTTGTGTATCGTAGTCTACTGCCGATTACAAAACCATTACCAAAGTCATAGCTTGCGAGTAATGCGACTACATGCGTTTGATCATAATCAAACAATCTCCAATCGCTCTGTGGATGATCTTGACGTTCGCTGCGTATCAATGAATAAGATAGCCATCCAAAAAAACCTCGAACCAATTGTTGTCGCAATAATACTTGACCACCATAACTGCGACCACGCCCATCTTGCACCAAAGAGCGCGCTAATGGTGGCGTAGCTAAAGCTGAGCGCGAAACAAGATCTTTAGCTAATTTTGCAAAGGTTACGGTCTCTACACTCAATGTACCTGTAAGCTTATAAGCGGCACCAAAGGTCGCATGGTAAGCTTTGGTTAATCCGAGGGTCGGATTACCAAATACCGCTGAAAGCTCTTGGGGATCGGGTGGTTGATGATAAACGCCGCCACCAGCGGTAAGCGTTAATTTGCCAAATCGCATAGAGGCCGAAATGCGTGGATCAAAAGCTAGCTCAATGCGGGTATAGCCTAAAGTTGGCGATTCCCCGATTTTCGGGGTTAAACGTGAGCCATCTATAAGCACGGGTTCAAAACGTAAACTTGGTGTTAGTGTTAAATCGCCAAACGATATTTCACCTGCCGTGAAAAGACCGCCTGAAACAAAATTTACTTTCCATTTATCGGCAGCAATTTCATCACCCGGCATAAGACCAAAAATTGTGGGATCACCTTCACGCGCTGGTAAGGTCAATGATCCTTGTCTCGCCAGTGCATGACTAGAACCAGAAACATCAGAACCAGCTATTAGTGTAATATTTGCATTCACTCGTTGTCGTAACGTAAAACGTAATCCATAGCGCCATGCATTATTGCGAATATGTACCGGTATCGCACCAAAAGTGAGTCGTTGATCACTACGGTCTATACCTATTGATGGCGTAACCATAATACTTGAGCCATCAGTAAATAAACGTGAGTAACGTAAAATAAGTCTACTAAAAAAGGTATCGTTATCCTCACGACGAATTTCTGCTGGATCTTCTGAATATACTGTGCGACGCAAACTGTCATTGGCGCCTAGTATAAGCACTTGCAAGTTTTCATCTTTTCGCAAGCGCACATTAAACATTGCTTGCCAATCATTATAATGTGGAATCGGTACAAAATCGCCGACATCTTTCGATGTTACTGCACTCAGAGTTTTATCAAGGTAAGAGTAACGGCCTGCCAGCGCTATACGAAGATTCTTTGATGGTGCAGCCGTAATTAAAGCAGCGGTGTCAATAACGTCGGTAGCGATATATCCGTGAAAGCCTTTTGGTGGTAAATCACTAGTCTCGACGCGTACCAACCCACCGGTACCGCGACCATACTCCGCACCAAAAGCGCCTGGTATAAGATCAATTGATTTAACCAGATCGCTATTAACTACCGAACGCATACCACCAACGTGATATAAGCTAGGTATCTCAACGCCATCAATATTAACCCGGGTTTCAGCAGGCGCCGACCCCCAAACCACAAGCTGTCCCGAGCCGAATGATGATCGACCTACACCTGGTAAGTTTTGTACTACCTTTAGGGTATCGCCTTGAGTACCTGGCACCTGGCGCGCCTCTGCGGTTTGAATGCTGGTCTCAACTGATTCTTTTTTAATACGGGCTGCACGCACCACAACTTCTTCATCAATGCCCGCTTCTTTTTCTTCAACATGATAGGTAACTGACTTCTTTTTATCTTTAGCTATTTCTTCTTCGGTTCTTACGGTAACCAGAGATTCTGCCGAAAGTTCGATAGCATGCTTACCAATGGGAACATCAATAAATGCAAAAGCACCTTCTGCGTCAGTAATGGCTTTGATATTAAGATCAACAATTCGTACTTTCACTCCAGGTATTGGCTGCTTTTTAAAACGTTCACGCACAACGCCTGCAAAATTAATTTGTGGGCCCTTTGATACCATCTCTTCTTTAATGACAAACTCATAACGATAAGTAATTTTCACTGGGACTGCTTGATCACCAACTAAAGCTGGTGCGAAACGAAATTGGCGTGCAGCATTAATTGCAGCTTCATCAAAATTTTTGCCTGCCGAGGTGATTACTTCGACATCCTCTACCTCACCACTTGTTGTAATAGCGATTGCAAGAACGACTTGAGCCTGTTGGTGAGCAGCTTTTTCTGCTGGTGGATACGTTGCCTCAACAAACTTTAAAAGCTTTGGGGGAGTGACTTCTGTTTCGTTTGTAATATCCGTATTTTCTTGGGCCATAATATTGCTGCTCATTAGAGCTAGCAACAATGCCATACTATAATGCTTCATGCTCCTTCTAATCTCCAAGCTCGAACTTACGGGCTATGGTATACACGCCGCCATCAACCGGACGCCCACAAGCCTTTGATGGTGTGAAGCGCCACTGTTTAACCGACGCGATCGCCGCAGCATCAAGAGCCGGTTCTACAGAAGAAAGAACTTCGACTCGGCTAACGCTACCATTGGCAGCTACAAAAATACGCAATACTAGGCGTCCTTCAATTCCTTCAGCGCGAGCCGAAGCGAGATATTGAATTTCAACTTTATAAATCGGTTCTGGTTTTGAAGGAGTCTCATCGCAAGGAGTTGTACTATCATCACTTTCTCGTCCACGATTACGAGGGGATTTTGTTGTCTTAGATAATGAACGTGGTGGTGTAATCGCCTTTGGTATTGCTACCGACATTGCGCCTGGTGCAACATTGTCATTAGACATTTCGAATGAAGCTAAGGCAGAAGCCGCACGCGCTAAAGATGAAGGTGAAGCCGCCGGTGGTGTGGCAAGCTTTGTCGGCTCTGGCTGCAGTGGTTTAGGTTTAGGAGGTTGCGTCTTCTTAGGCTTGGGTGTCTCCATTTTTGGTTTTGGTTTTGGTTTTGAGTCGCTTAGCACAACTACAGATGTTGCTCGCTGTAATGTGCCAGTTTTAGCAAATGCTAAAAGGCCACCGGCAACAACGCCATGGATCATAATTGAAATAACGACACCGCGGCTAAACACAAGAACCTCACTCGCCTGTGGGCATTACATTGATCGCAAATTTGCTGACGCCATTAAGCTTGGCGATATCAAGCAAATGCACAACGCGGCCATGTGGCACATCAGCATCTGCCGAAACTACTAAACTCATCTCATTGTCGTTCTGCACAGCTTCTTTTAAACGACGAGCTAATTCATCGTCATCGAGTTTTTCGTCGTTGTAGCGCAATGAACCATCTTTCATAATCGAAACCGTAGTTGGCTTTTGTGCAGCACCATCGGTGGACTTACTATGTGGTAGGGTTACTTTAAGTGTCTGAGCGACAATGTATGTCGATGACACCATAAGAATGACCAGTAACACCAAGACAACGTCAACCAAAGGTGTAACATTAATGCCCGTGATCGCTCTGCGACGTGAAGATGAAAGGGTACCAGCCATAACTTATCCTCCAACAACCATACGGGCTTTGCGTTTATCGAGGCTGTGTTCGTTTTCGCTATTATGATTTTTCTGACTCTCTAGAGTGGCTACAGCAACAGCCGCAAGTGATTGCGTATTTTCTTCAACAATGCTGCCCTTCTTTTCAAAAATATTGTAAGCAACTACCGCTGGAATAGCTACGAGAATACCAATTGCGGTAGCGATAAGCGCTTCAGCGATAGCGGCCATAACATTGCCCATAGCGCCAGCTGAAGTTGTATTAGCTAAACCACGAAACGCGGTTACAATTCCTAATACGGTACCAAATAAACCAATAAATGGAGCATTATTTCCAATGGTCCCTAAAAATAGCAGCCCACTTTCATACTCCTTGCGCTTTTGGCGTATGTTTTTATCAACAATTTGAGTAAAAGCCGCTGGGCCCTCATTGTACCAATCAAGGGACTCTTTAATAATAGATGCTTCAAGGCTACGACTTTTAGCAAGATGGTCTTGTGCTGCAACAGCGTCACCATTACATAAACTAGGAGTTACTGCAGCTTCAAGGTTTTTATAATCACAGCGACGACGCAAAAAATACCACCAGCGCTCGACAATGACGCCGATGGATATAACGGACAATGCAATTAGGGCATATAGCACAACCGAAGTTGTGATCTGTGCTATAACAAACAGTTTTTCGATTAACATTTATTCCTCTCCTTGTTCATTGTTCTCAGATATATTTAATGTAAGTGCAAGCTGCCCTGCTCCGGCTTGATGTTCAAAGCGGGTATCGAATTCGGTTGCTATACCACTAGCTCGTGCGATCACCTCACCGTCTAAAATAGCTTCTACATGCCAGGGTGCAGAGGCCTGCCCACAAAGCGAGTAGGTATCAACTCGCACCAAATATTGGCCATTTGCTGGCCAATCGCGCCAAATTACATTTTCTTGGTGTCGGCCATCACTGATGCACTGTGCATTTGAATCGAAATCAAGTATGCCATATCCCAATACAATATCATCAGCTGCTTGGGTTTCACCAAGCGCTGGCGGCATGTAGGCGTTAATATTTTTTGACCATATCTCAACACCGTTTGGCTGTTCTACATGCAGGTCAAGATCCGCACTATTATCCCATGATAGTGATAAGACCATTGCCCCTGTTACTGCTAAAGATACTGCTTTAAAATTTAAGGCTGATGGTGGCCCAAAACGTCCCAAACTATCAACAGCACGTACTATTACTGGTACTGTGCCAGTCGGTAACGACGGCGAAAAGGACATATTCATATCGTATGTAAGTTTTTTTGTATAAATATCAGGAGCACCGACAGGTACTACCCAGTATCCTATATCTTTATCGATAGCAATGGATATTGCAGTAGCACTTTCGTCTACCTGACCTGTAAGTTTGCGCGATGGCTGACCTGGGTAGATAACCAAATTGTGAGTTTCTACACTTATTACTGTAGGGCCATCAGTAGATGACGGTCTCTCTCCAATAAAAAACTGCGCGCCACTTACACGTAAATTGGCATAAAGACCTGGAGCCGCAGTCTCACCTTCGCCACAACTTGACAGCAACAACATTACAGCAAATATATAATAAACATGGCGTAACATCAAAACGTAACCTCCGCTCGCGCCATAAATAGATTGTCGGCTATTGAGGCCGGGCGTCCCTGCGTATTTCGACCTTTGTTATTTTTATTAATGTCGTATTCAACCAGCAGACGATAACGATCAATTCTTAAATTTGCAGCTATAGCCAATGTTGAATAAGTGGCATTTTTTGGCACCACTTTATCGCTACGAATATCTTGCGCGTCACGATCTGGATTATATTCATCATAACGTGCGCCGAGTGATAAACCATAGGGCAGTTCTTGCACCAACGCCACACTAAAACCAAGTTGGCGCAAATCACGCGAAGCGCTAATCGGATCAGAGATAATCAGACCACGATCGAGATTGGTCGATATAAAAGCTTCAGCGCTTAGTGTAGCTTTGCCTAGCATTGGTACTGGCAAGGTAAAACGTGTATCGGCGCCAAATGCTTTGCGTTTAAAACTCAGCGAAGCTTGCGGAGATTGCCCAGGGATATTTATTAATTCGCCAGTATCAATAACACCATTCTCATTATAATCACGCCAAGTAAAAGTATCTTTAGTACCTGAGCTACCTTTGTGAAATCCTTTACCTTGTAGCAAAGAAACACCTGCAATAATGCTATAATCGCCGCTTTTACTTTCTGCGCCGATACGGCCAACAAAATCTTTGGCAGAATTAGGATCACGACCAGGAAAAACGCTTTCACCGATGGGTTCGCCGTTTTGTACAGCGACAGCCCAACGCAGAAAAGCATAACTACCACTTAAGCGTGCACCAACATCACTCTCGCCAGGAAAAAGCGCGCGCACTATGGTACTACGCTCTGCAAAAAAACGCTCTTTGTCGCTTTGCGCTATCTCATACCCGAATGGTATTTTGAATAGACCAGCCGTTAAAGCTACTAACGGCATCGTTTGTATTTTCGCTGGCAACCGCACAGTGGCCTCGGCACGCACAAGTCGCGTGGTAACCCCTTTAATGGTATTACCATCAAGTTCAACAATACACTGAGAATACGGGCGTTCTATACCTAACATTAAACGTGCACGCCGTACCACAAAACGATTTTCGTTAAGTGGTTCATTAGTGCTTTGGTTTAATTGATCAGCAGAACTTTGTCGTTGGGTATAATCTGCTTGAATAAAACCACCAGCAATTACTCCAGCGCTAGCTGCGGCAGACATTATGCCAAAATTGTCTTTCTGCTTAGCTTCGCTTGGTTGCCGGTCACTAGAAACACTCTCTGAATGATCAAATTTGTCATTATCGACAACAGTGTTTGTGGCAGTATCTGGCGTCAAAGCTTTGCTCGCTTCTTGGGCAGTTTTATCGGCTGTTGCTGATTGATTTGTTGTTACAGTTTTAGGTCCTGTTGCAGATTGAGCTTTTGTTTCTACCTGTGCATCTGCTGCTGTAGCTGCTGTTTCTTTTTTGGTATTATCGGTATTGCTTGACGCCGGCGTTAACGACGCCGATGCGGGAGCATTCACCGGCGCCGTGACTAGTGTTGTCACTGCAGAGTCTACAGACGTGTCTGTTGATGATTGGGCATTTTGTATACTATCATCAGCAGGTACCGATTGTGCAGCAGCAATACTTGCAACAGTGGCAACTACTACTGCTGCAAGTAGCATAAAAACATACCGGTTGCTTAAACGATTTACCGGCCGCCATTTACAAACATAAAATTGCACGATTTTAAAATCTTTCTTAATTAATTATTTAAGGTAATGAATCAGGTGGGGTTGGCAAAGTGCCGTCAGCGTTCTTATGTTTAACCGTTGGATTATAATCAATAGCAATAACTGATGTTGCTGTACATGCAGTAATCAATTCAAGATTAGTAGAAGGTGTGCCTTCAAAACATGTACTAATGTTATTGTTGTTGTTATTATTGTTATTATCGGTATCATCTTTTTTATCATCACCACAGTTAACCATGAGTAGCGCTAACACTAACATGCCAGCAAGAGATAGTTTTTTCATTGTTGTTTCTCCTTAGTATAATTTACGTACGATTAATTGGCTTCACAGTAACCACGACGACAAATGCCGCCACCTGAGCAAGCGGTACCATCAGCGCCTGAGCAAGTTGCACAGCTAGTTGAACCGCCAGCATTCTTTTCAAAATAGCAGGCACAGGGTTCGTCAGGAGTATAAGGTGAAATAGGGCCTACCTCAGCAGAGCGTTGCACTGTCATAGCACAACTTGGGACAACGCCAGAAGTAATAGCGGTATCAAGAATATTGG is a genomic window containing:
- a CDS encoding type II toxin-antitoxin system VapC family toxin, producing the protein MRTAVDSSILLDILVGDTNFADQAENSLRLASQSSALIVCECVIAEVRPVLSDSEMDAFLNDLEIQFVPSTRASAMLAGKMMQTYLSRRATAYARVIPDFIIGAHALLSAGRLLARDRGFYRDYFKGLQVISPT
- a CDS encoding AbrB/MazE/SpoVT family DNA-binding domain-containing protein is translated as MSFVISIKGQVTIPKSVRDQLGLVPGSQIEFYAEHGKLIGVKTIAAQKVRKWRGRGQLPSSADVDNYLDQVRGADAHRR
- a CDS encoding NAD(P)-dependent oxidoreductase, whose amino-acid sequence is MNIYLTGGIGFIGSYVVKLLSDCGYAITVLAKNPFKIPELAKLPGVCIIHADMHNLASLTREIVKPDVLIHIALCWGDNGPEMIKNETLASVQLIELAVSKGAKHFIYTSSTAAAGYSLRLTDENSRLEPEDFFGASKGAVELFIKAYARKYTECRFNIIRPGYTFGNPIIPGASIEKDNRFKDICTKAKLNLPIDLIKNDGTQFIWAYDLARIYQCVVWIMEGGLERWLTLDYPTVPIDGQ
- a CDS encoding TonB family protein, translated to MKHYSMALLLALMSSNIMAQENTDITNETEVTPPKLLKFVEATYPPAEKAAHQQAQVVLAIAITTSGEVEDVEVITSAGKNFDEAAINAARQFRFAPALVGDQAVPVKITYRYEFVIKEEMVSKGPQINFAGVVRERFKKQPIPGVKVRIVDLNIKAITDAEGAFAFIDVPIGKHAIELSAESLVTVRTEEEIAKDKKKSVTYHVEEKEAGIDEEVVVRAARIKKESVETSIQTAEARQVPGTQGDTLKVVQNLPGVGRSSFGSGQLVVWGSAPAETRVNIDGVEIPSLYHVGGMRSVVNSDLVKSIDLIPGAFGAEYGRGTGGLVRVETSDLPPKGFHGYIATDVIDTAALITAAPSKNLRIALAGRYSYLDKTLSAVTSKDVGDFVPIPHYNDWQAMFNVRLRKDENLQVLILGANDSLRRTVYSEDPAEIRREDNDTFFSRLILRYSRLFTDGSSIMVTPSIGIDRSDQRLTFGAIPVHIRNNAWRYGLRFTLRQRVNANITLIAGSDVSGSSHALARQGSLTLPAREGDPTIFGLMPGDEIAADKWKVNFVSGGLFTAGEISFGDLTLTPSLRFEPVLIDGSRLTPKIGESPTLGYTRIELAFDPRISASMRFGKLTLTAGGGVYHQPPDPQELSAVFGNPTLGLTKAYHATFGAAYKLTGTLSVETVTFAKLAKDLVSRSALATPPLARSLVQDGRGRSYGGQVLLRQQLVRGFFGWLSYSLIRSERQDHPQSDWRLFDYDQTHVVALLASYDFGNGFVIGSRLRYTTGYPRTPVIGAWFDARTDYYQPKLGAYNSIRMQPFFAADARIEYSRLFSVIKFSIFLEVENFTNRKNQEEIIYNYDFSHRETITGLPTLAILGGKLEF
- a CDS encoding energy transducer TonB, producing MFSRGVVISIMIHGVVAGGLLAFAKTGTLQRATSVVVLSDSKPKPKPKMETPKPKKTQPPKPKPLQPEPTKLATPPAASPSSLARAASALASFEMSNDNVAPGAMSVAIPKAITPPRSLSKTTKSPRNRGRESDDSTTPCDETPSKPEPIYKVEIQYLASARAEGIEGRLVLRIFVAANGSVSRVEVLSSVEPALDAAAIASVKQWRFTPSKACGRPVDGGVYTIARKFELGD
- a CDS encoding biopolymer transporter ExbD → MAGTLSSSRRRAITGINVTPLVDVVLVLLVILMVSSTYIVAQTLKVTLPHSKSTDGAAQKPTTVSIMKDGSLRYNDEKLDDDELARRLKEAVQNDNEMSLVVSADADVPHGRVVHLLDIAKLNGVSKFAINVMPTGE
- a CDS encoding MotA/TolQ/ExbB proton channel family protein, whose protein sequence is MLIEKLFVIAQITTSVVLYALIALSVISIGVIVERWWYFLRRRCDYKNLEAAVTPSLCNGDAVAAQDHLAKSRSLEASIIKESLDWYNEGPAAFTQIVDKNIRQKRKEYESGLLFLGTIGNNAPFIGLFGTVLGIVTAFRGLANTTSAGAMGNVMAAIAEALIATAIGILVAIPAVVAYNIFEKKGSIVEENTQSLAAVAVATLESQKNHNSENEHSLDKRKARMVVGG